Proteins encoded in a region of the Drosophila gunungcola strain Sukarami chromosome 3L unlocalized genomic scaffold, Dgunungcola_SK_2 000005F, whole genome shotgun sequence genome:
- the LOC128258936 gene encoding protein encore isoform X5 has protein sequence MSSTKSQVALATNIPTNLSSAASASTAAAAAAVVVVASASANAAVASNTNSSGVGVTGGSGSGSGSGSGGSGSTVAAGSGALTSAAAGSTVAAAAASATSSTSVATISSNCSSSSINNNCGEECQTAGSANLGRQNSFGNRRGNMKGKHLTRSHAMRESTSPPRTPTPRAASSDQQLQGESHEHGNNNNNNNNINSKAQSTGRGNSPLMETPAVIVTSQQSQQQQQQQQQQQQQQQLNVVPPKLQQQQNVPLSNEAEFPKLSPPKKSGGQHNRTNSNGSGMEYNNNKKFVVDLKANGLDSNNKQSHNNNSSSSAGVIYNSGMNYKAAERHDRHERHEMSSQNSNLSNSNNHDEEQYHYEPRGGGGGGKKHRANTNAKGNKPRLKNLGGSSSGSIDLGGGNGAGNGGGNGGNNNNNNMSNNGPMSNNSSNNTSGFISRVFHQSENSSEQYTDYGGTDLLVFFRDTLNKNPKDRNILLKIEKDLMEFVQENSRGCEYRFPPASSYNRMLIHRTAAFFGMEHNVDTETQQCVIVAVAKNTRIPEIRFQSLVRDDARKSILKRDTHSFDESTESRDGMRSGGAVPKSHNFGNYGGPPSSGGPGNNSLPRGDSTNSIKSGRGGFVKQDSTGSTPWRLSPSSSGYKTRTQSVRSDSVTPSPTGYGSDRQTPELNHPPPPPSMVTHNHHGRVVAPPPMSMVSMGGGCAGSGAAIVAGISPVMELGTEATGANGSSASASASSSGSSGLVWAVTDISNVPIGSLLIDPQTLQPIVNADGSIYHYDPSNLPPNQALQHTGNQYQSQNQNQGNSSSGGYSNYRKSSPHQQQQQQQHHQQQQQQLQQPQQQQHQQQQQQQQQAPPQQQYATTELSCSSTESYAEEEAQSPGMECSEGYESYEQQQQQVLPLQQQQQHQQLSSGNNGDTGSVKGDDCDSLTSATACLSITTSTSTKNYDRIEVQKYKNQATSPNIPACCAVAVDKLELEAVVGQQQQQQHQQQLEQEQLEQEQEQEQLANVGPSSSSGSASSSVGISSEQPSSQTPLPLMVTPLPQVNCDLQSVSPSSTPYSQCEVKTPIQGHGQSHNASASASASIVVEEPKATTWTYTQSYQAPDGSTVFHTTTTPNGAAPYCATTYQQGPDGSIYAVPQGMVYAAYPQPGVASAGGASQPLFQLTTSSHPPAQTLFASPEAGGEIPGGTYMIPVFDPAQQPREGLIPAQAIYQTAGPGGPGAATVAMPMASAYPTAQFAAAAAPNGGPIYQAPLIYSSEPGGGAQLQQLPMAPYPIQYSYSPYYHPISYYVPQQAVAAAPMVATQPQVGQVAPMQQQAAHTGAGTAAGPPTVVSVSGQQHQQHHQPHQQHHHQQQQQHSSNGSVVTSHSSGYGTRVKRTPGGGSIHYNPSYTPSGSVVHAGVGGAHAHAHAHAHAHHHPSAGSAQIIAAPAASTTTYHALPTLTLAHGGAPAGTDLSGAAGAHVYALPAQHATALIPTNIFPYAAAAAAAAAAGGGGAGGPGGGGGPPTAPPQQVVQQAVAPPPQQPQSHALITAAPFYPASQPADASQSAPSTPANPGRQAPLFSTPPAPNNGSSGSSSAGGGGGGSGGGGGYHSNSSTPHYYQSQNSNEGGGYTSPYEKRNHGGGGASVGVRKPYHPGGGGYNPRHSVPLGSGGGGGGGPPSGAKTPLLNSNNEPTPRASPSSVSLGGASSSSSYQHRGPPPPHTMGVKRDNKPNQLPLISGPPPSYGATNSSPSYETSKPPVRLNAGAASFRSQKSMNQDYRRSVSQRNSPSANGAGGSGSHESSNNSPNSIVGSQSNSAANTPNAGAAGVQPQQPQQPQPPTLVSHPGGFVMLDQNASPPSLYGGGGGGGVGGASGAAGGNARSHIPTAQLHHSAAAAAAAAAGSQQATAAVLSGVAAAAALGGYNPNAASGVYFKYGQTYFAHPSVALPNSRRSPSNDIRPQMAQVAGMYPTMMIQARHPSRHPNPNYKGSRPR, from the exons ATGAGTTCCACAAAATCTCAAGTAGCCCTAGCTACGAATATTCCAACCAATTTATCCTCTGCCGCTTCTGCCTCAACAGCGGCCGCTGCggctgccgttgttgttgttgccagtgccagtgccaacGCCGCCGTTGCCTCAAATACTAACTCATCCGGAGTGGGAGTAACCGgcggatcgggatcgggatcagGATCTGGATCAGGTGGATCAGGATCCACTGTAGCCGCAGGATCAGGAGCACTCACTTCCGCAGCAGCAGGATCAacagtcgcagcagcagcagcttcagCAACATCCTCCACTTCCGTAGCAACAATCtcgagcaactgcagcagcagcagcatcaacaacaACTGCGGCGAAGAGTGCCAGACGGCAGGATCTGCCAACTTGGGACGCCAGAACAGCTTCGGCAATAGACGA GGCAACATGAAGGGCAAACATCTCACGCGCAGCCATGCGATGCGTGAGTCCACGTCGCCACCTCGCACGCCCACTCCGCGGGCTGCCTCCTCCGACCAGCAGCTCCAGGGGGAGTCCCACGAgcacggcaacaacaacaataacaataacaatatcaACAGCAAAGCACAATCAACTGGAAGGGGCAACTCGCCATTGATGGAGACGCCAGCCGTGATTGTCACTAGTCAGCAATcccaacaacagcagcagcaacagcaacagcagcagcagcagcaacaacttaATGTTGTGCCGCcaaagctgcagcagcaacagaatgTTCCACTCAGCAATGAGGCGGAGTTCCCGAAGCTATCGCCTCCAAAGAAATCCGGAGGTCAGCACAATCGCACCAACAGCAATGGCAGCGGCATGGAgtataacaacaacaagaagttCGTGGTGGATCTGAAGGCCAATGGTTTGGACAGTAACAACAAGCAGTCACATAACAACAATAGCTCCTCATCCGCGGGAGTGATCTACAACTCGGGGATGAACTACAAGGCGGCGGAGCGACACGATCGCCACGAACGCCACGAGATGTCCAGCCAGAACAGCAATctgagcaacagcaacaaccacgACGAGGAGCAGTACCATTACGAGCCCAGAGGTGGAGGCGGCGGTGGCAAGAAGCATCGTGCCAACACCAATGCCAAAGGTAACAAACCACGATTGAAGAATCTCGGTGGCAGCTCATCTGGGAGTATCGATTTAGGAGGCGGCAACGGCGCTGGAAATGGCGGTGGAAATggtggcaacaacaacaacaacaacatgtCCAACAATGGACCCATGTCCAACAACTCGAGCAACAATACCTCGGGCTTCATATCGCGCG TCTTTCATCAATCAGAGAACTCGAGCGAACAGTACACGGACTACGGCGGCACCGATCTGCTGGTCTTCTTCCGGGACACGCTCAACAAGAATCCCAAGGATCGCAATATCCTATTGAAGATCGAGAAGGATCTAATGGAGTTCGTCCAGGAAAATAG TCGCGGCTGTGAGTATCGATTTCCGCCAGCTTCATCGTACAATCGCATGCTGATCCATCGCACAGCGGCCTTTTTCGGAATGGAGCACAACGTGGACACGGAGACGCAGCAGTGTGTGATTGTGGCCGTAGCCAAGAACACGCGTATTCCAGAG ATCCGCTTCCAGTCGCTGGTGCGCGACGACGCACGCAAGTCAATTCTGAAGCGGGACACGCACAGCTTCGACGAG TCCACGGAATCACGCGATGGTATGCGATCGGGTGGAGCCGTGCCCAAGTCGCACAACTTTGGCAACTACGGCGGACCGCCAAGTTCCGGAGGGCCTGGCAACAATTCCCTTCCGCGTGGCGACTCCACAAATTCGATCAAAAGCGGACGTGGAGGCTTCGTGAAGCAGGACTCCACTGGCAGCACTCCATGGCGGCTGTCTCCTTCCAGCAGTGG CTACAAGACGCGCACCCAGTCCGTGCGCTCCGATTCCGTGACTCCATCGCCCACGGGCTACGGCAGCGACAGGCAGACGCCGGAATTGAACCACCCACCTCCGCCACCTTCCATGGTGACCCATAATCATCACGGCCGGGTGGTGGCCCCACCGCCCATGTCAATGGTGTCAATGGGCGGTGGTTGTGCAGGATCTGGAGCCGCCATTGTTGCCGGCATATCCCCTGTGATGGAATTGGGAACAGAAGCCACCGGGGCTAATGGctcatccgcatccgcatccgcatcctcgTCGGGATCGTCGGGACTCGTCTGGGCCGTCACAGACATTTCGAATGTGCCAATTGGCAGCCTCCTCATTGATCCGCAAACCCTCCAACCAATTGTCAATGCAGACGG TTCCATCTACCACTACGACCCGTCCAATCTGCCGCCCAACCAGGCGCTCCAGCACACGGGCAATCAGTACCAGTcgcagaaccagaaccagggCAACTCCTCCTCCGGTGGCTACAGCAACTATCGCAAGTCGTCGCcgcatcagcaacagcagcagcaacagcatcaccagcagcagcagcaacagttgcagcagccacagcagcagcaacatcagcaacagcagcagcagcaacaacaggcACCACCGCAGCAGCAATATGCCACCACTGAGCTTTCCTGCAGCTCCACCGAGAGCTATGCGGAGGAGGAGGCCCAGTCGCCGGGAATGGAGTGTTCCGAGGGCTATGAGAGCtacgagcagcagcagcagcaagtgTTGcccctgcagcagcagcagcagcatcagcaactaTCATCGGGCAACAATGGCGACACTGGCAGTGTCAAAGGCGACGATTGTGATAGCCTGACCAGTGCCACCGCCTGCCTGAGCATCACCACCTCCACGTCCACGAAGAACTACGATCGCATCGAGGTGCAGAAGTACAAGAACCAGGCCACCAGTCCAAACATACCCGCCTGCTGTGCCGTGGCCGTCGATAAGTTGGAGCTGGAGGCAGTAGTTggacagcaacagcagcagcaacaccaacagcagctggagcaggaacagctggagcaggagcaggagcaggagcaactGGCCAACGTGGGGCCCTCATCCTCATCCGGCTCGGCCAGCTCCTCCGTGGGCATCAGCAGCGAACAGCCATCCAGCCAGACCCCGCTGCCCCTGATGGTCACCCCGCTGCCGCAGGTGAACTGTGACCTCCAGTCCGTCTCGCCCAGCAGCACGCCCTACAGCCAGTGCGAGGTGAAGACACCCATCCAGGGCCACGGACAGAGCCACaatgccagtgccagtgccagtgccagcaTCGTCGTCGAGGAGCCCAAGGCCACCACCTGGACGTACACGCAGAGCTACCAGGCGCCGGACGGATCCACCGTCTTTCACACCACCACCACGCCCAACGGGGCGGCGCCCTACTGCGCCACCACATATCAGCAGGGG CCCGACGGCAGCATCTATGCGGTGCCGCAGGGCATGGTGTATGCCGCCTATCCGCAGCCCGGAGTGGCCAGTGCCGGTGGCGCCTCGCAGCCGCTCTTCCAGCTGACCACCAGCAGCCATCCGCCCGCGCAGACACTCTTCGCCTCGCCGGAAGCAGGCGGAGAGATACCCGGCGGCACCTACATGATACCTGTCTTCGATCCGGCCCAGCAGCCGCGCGAAGGCCTCATCCCGGCGCAGGCCATCTACCAGACGGCGGGTCCGGGCGGACCGGGTGCGGCCACCGTGGCCATGCCCATGGCCTCCGCCTATCCCACGGCCCAGTTCGCGGCGGCAGCCGCTCCCAACGGGGGACCCATCTACCAGGCGCCGCTCATCTACTCCAGCGAACCGGGCGGGGGCGcccagctgcagcagctgccgATGGCCCCCTATCCGATTCAATACTCCTACTCGCCGTACTACCACCCCATCTCGTACTACGTGCCCCAGCAGGCGGTGGCCGCCGCGCCCATGGTGGCCACCCAGCCGCAGGTGGGTCAGGTGGCCCCCATGCAGCAGCAGGCGGCGCACACGGGAGCCGGGACAGCAGCTGGTCCACCCACGGTGGTGTCAG TTTCAggccagcagcaccagcagcaccaccagccgcaccagcagcaccaccatcagcagcagcagcagcactcgAGCAACGGCTCGGTGGTGACCAGCCACTCCAGTGGCTACGGCACCCGGGTGAAGCGCACGCCCGGCGGCGGCTCCATCCACTACAATCCCAGCTACACACCCAGTGGATCGGTGGTGCATGCCGGGGTGGGTggtgcccatgcccatgcccacgCACACGCCCATGCCCATCATCATCCGTCGGCGGGTTCCGCCCAGATCATAGCTGCGCCGGCGGCCAGCACAACCACATATCATGCTCTGCCCACGCTGACGCTGGCCCACGGTGGTGCGCCAGCGGGCACGGATCTCAGTGGTGCGGCTGGTGCACATGTCTACGCGCTGCCCGCTCAACATGCCACCGCACTGATCCCAACGAATATCTTTCCCTatgcggcggcagcggcggcggcagcagcagcaggcggcgGCGGTGCTGGTGGACCAGGCGGCGGAGGAGGTCCGCCGACGGCTCCGCCCCAGCAGGTGGTGCAGCAGGCGGTGGCGCCGCCGCCACAGCAGCCACAGAGTCATGCTCTGATCACAGCGGCACCCTTTTACCCGGCTAGCCAGCCAGCGGATGCCTCGCAGTCGGCTCCCAGTACGCCGGCCAATCCGGGAAGACAGGCTCCGCTGTTCAGTACTCCGCCAGCTCCCAATAACGGCAGCTCCGGGAGCAGCAGTGCCGGCGGGGGAGGAGGAGGTagtggaggaggtggtggctATCACAGCAACAGCTCCACTCCGCACTACTATCAAAGCCAGAACAGCAACGAGGGTGGTGGTTACACTTCGCCATATGAAAAGAGAAACCATGGAGGAGGCGGTGCCTCGGTGGGCGTACGCAAGCCATACCACCCGGGCGGTGGTGGCTACAATCCCAGGCATTCGGTGCCCCTGggcagcggcggcggtggtggtggtgggccCCCCTCGGGAGCCAAAACGCCCTTGCTGAACTCCAACAATGAGCCCACGCCGCGTGCCTCGCCAAGTAGCGTGAGCTTGGGTGGAgcctcgtcctcatcctcgtACCAGCACCGTGgtccgccgccgccgcacACAATGGGTGTGAAGCGGGATAATAAGCCCAACCAGCTGCCGCTGATCAGTGGACCGCCGCCCAGCTATGGAGCCACCAACTCGAGTCCCAGCTACGAGACCAGCAAGCCGCCAGTGCGTCTGAATGCAGGAGCGGCCAGCTTCCGCAGCCAGAAGTCCATGAACCAGGACTACCGACGCAGTGTCTCGCAGCGGAACTCGCCCAGTGCGAATGGCGCCGGGGGCAGTGGCAGCCACGAGAGCAGCAACAATTCGCCCAACAGTATTGTGGGCAGCCAGAGTAACAGTGCTGCCAACACGCCCAATGCAGGAGCGGCGGGAGTTCAGCCACAGCAGCCACAGCAACC